From the genome of Syntrophorhabdus sp., one region includes:
- the argH gene encoding argininosuccinate lyase has translation MKPWGGRFKGGTDPLLERFSASIDVDRRLYRQDIEGSRAQAEMLARIGVLTAAEKRKVLKGLDEIEGEIASGTFTFTDALEDIHMHIEARLIEKTGEAGKKLHTGRSRNDQVSLDMRLFLKEELPAIDGCLAALLRALVRKAEREKKVIMPGYTHLQRAQVVPFSHYLLGHYHALKRDRVRLTGALSMADVLPLGSGALAGSTIPLDREWVKGRLGFSRVSENSMDTVADRDFVVDAIYAASMIMVHLSRLSEDLILFATQEFGFISLPDELCTGSSLMPHKKNPDALELIRGKTGRVLSDLFGMLAILKGLPFTYNRDLQEDKEPLFHAVSTVKDALSIMALCVGGLKVRKEKMEKAAEESFMPAVEMAEYLTMKGMPFREAHGVAGAAVRLCEDEGRLLGDMPLRELRKLSPLFERDVFDYIKPRSALCMRRSTGSASFGEMMKVIDAEKKYLGL, from the coding sequence ATGAAACCATGGGGTGGAAGGTTCAAGGGAGGCACCGACCCGCTTCTCGAGAGGTTCAGCGCCTCCATAGACGTGGACCGCCGGCTCTATCGCCAGGACATTGAAGGCAGCAGGGCCCAGGCGGAGATGCTCGCGAGGATCGGGGTGCTCACCGCCGCGGAAAAGAGGAAGGTCCTGAAAGGCCTCGATGAGATAGAGGGCGAGATAGCCTCCGGTACCTTCACATTCACCGATGCCCTCGAAGACATCCACATGCACATCGAGGCGCGGCTCATCGAGAAGACGGGCGAGGCGGGTAAGAAGCTCCACACTGGCCGCAGCCGCAACGACCAGGTCTCCCTCGACATGCGTCTTTTTTTGAAGGAAGAGCTTCCGGCCATCGACGGCTGCCTCGCCGCCCTTCTCCGGGCGCTCGTCAGGAAGGCGGAGAGAGAGAAGAAGGTCATCATGCCCGGTTATACGCACCTTCAGAGGGCCCAGGTCGTGCCTTTTTCCCACTATCTTCTCGGCCACTATCACGCCCTGAAACGCGACAGGGTGAGGCTGACAGGGGCGCTTTCGATGGCCGACGTCCTGCCCCTCGGCAGCGGCGCCCTCGCCGGGTCGACGATACCTCTCGACAGGGAGTGGGTGAAGGGGAGACTGGGGTTCTCCCGCGTGTCGGAGAACAGCATGGACACTGTCGCCGACAGGGACTTCGTCGTCGATGCCATCTACGCGGCCTCGATGATCATGGTGCACTTAAGCAGGCTTTCCGAGGACCTCATCCTCTTCGCGACGCAGGAATTCGGGTTCATATCACTGCCCGACGAGCTTTGCACCGGTTCGAGCCTCATGCCCCACAAGAAGAACCCCGACGCGCTGGAGCTCATCCGCGGCAAGACCGGCAGGGTCCTCTCCGACCTCTTCGGTATGCTCGCCATACTGAAGGGCCTGCCCTTCACATACAACCGCGACCTTCAGGAGGACAAGGAACCCCTCTTCCATGCCGTGAGCACGGTGAAGGACGCCCTTTCGATCATGGCGCTCTGCGTCGGGGGCCTGAAGGTGAGGAAGGAGAAAATGGAAAAGGCGGCCGAGGAGAGCTTCATGCCTGCCGTGGAGATGGCCGAATACCTCACCATGAAGGGCATGCCCTTCCGGGAGGCCCACGGTGTCGCCGGGGCGGCCGTCCGCCTCTGCGAGGATGAAGGCAGGCTCCTTGGCGACATGCCGCTCAGGGAATTGAGGAAGCTCTCGCCCCTCTTCGAACGGGACGTCTTTGACTATATAAAGCCGCGCAGCGCCCTCTGCATGAGGAGATCCACGGGAAGCGCTTCCTTCGGGGAGATGATGAAGGTTATCGATGCTGAAAAGAAATATCTCGGCCTGTAG